TTCAACGGTGAGTTATGAAACTATATGCTCAGTGGCCTCTTTCTAGAGCCTCTCGATCCAGGGCTGCAGAAAGGTGGTGAGGCTGGGGGAGAAAAATGCTCAGGACCACGTTTTCAAGTGATAGGTCTTTTGGACTTCCTTCCTTCAAGGGGTCATGCTTTGAGATGACTCTTGGCTCCATCTTGTTCTCAGAGTGCTGGTCATCTCCTGACTCAGCTAGGATTCTGGTACGTACCAGTGCAAAGGCAGGAGGCCCAGAACCTCCCACTAAACTGTAACCCTAGGAATTCACCCCAGATCCTACATTTCCAAACCACGTAGGGTAACTCACAGAatgaagcagaggcagaagaaagcacTTTAGCTCAAGGTGTTTGTTCCTCTGTGCTAAGCAGTAGGCTATTGTGCCTCTCCAAAGACAATATACAAGAATTCAGTTGTACTACAGAAGATTTTGGGAAGTCAcacactttcttctctttttttttttttttttttcccttttttaaaggtccatgaaagaaaacaaaggttaaGTGTCCAAGGTGAGTCACAGTGTGATCTCAAGTCATGCTACCTCCATTCTATCTTCAACTCTGTATATGTTTTGAATTTCCCACCTGCAGCAGCTTGGGATGATGGCTCTGTCTTCCAGATCAAAAACACCAAAGCGCCAGTGAATGTATTGCTTGTAAGCAAGCTGACACAGCTGGTTATTGATGTTTGAATCATTCAGGTCCTGAAAGGGGTCTTTGTAGAGAAGGATATTCTCCAGGGTGTCACGGGAGAGCACCAGCTGCTGAAACACATGGGAGGTTGTGATGCACTGCCCTTTTTTCCTTcggcagcagagctgctcatcGTACTTCTCTGTTGGCTGGCATTTGCCACAGCAGCACTACTTTCGGCAGTCTGAGGAAGAGGTCTCATCTTCGAGAAGTTCATCCCGCTCGTGTTCTTTTTTATCATCATTCTTTTTGGACTCAGCGTGGTGCATCGGCTCAGATCCTTTGTTATCCTGGTTTTCGTTGGACTCACTGGTGCAGCGGCTGCCAGCACCACAGGATTTCACAGGGTGGCTCTGCAACAATtcccaacaaaaattaaagaaaccaGCATTTTCTGCTTCATCCAACTGCTGAGAGAATTTACAACAGTCATCCTCACCATTAGCTTTTTCATTTGACACAGCACAATAGGGATAATGATGATAGATCAGCAGATCTGGAGGAGGATTGTCTTTCTGTGTTGCCAACGCCCACCCTAGCGAAATCGAATCGACACCTCACAAGTTGTTTCAACACCAACACACTCCCGCTGGCACATACCCACCACAGGAAAGCAGCAATTTTCAGATAACTGTAGAAAATACATCCTCTGGACCTATTAACTTGAAGTGGACAATAGGGATCTAGTTTTAGCCCCTCAGAACCTAATCTGGAAATATGGCAGGGCGGAGGTGATAGAAACCCAAATCAGTTTGGAATGACAGTCCTCGCTTctcccttctgaagggagaaTCCCAAAGGTTAAGTGTGTTTACCTCAACAATGCTGCCTTGAGCATGCTGCAAGCTTGTTTTCGGAGACTTCTCTACCTTTTTCAAGGTAATGTGTGGCTCATCAACATAGGACACATACATCACCTGTGCAGCAGAAGAAATGAGCATTGTCAGCTGGAGTAGTTACTTGGAGAACTGGGGACAACCACAGCATGGATCTGACCTCAGGGCGTGGGTTCTGTACTCCAGTAACAAACCCCTAAAACTGCATGTTGCAAGGGCCCATATTTCCAATATCCGGGATAGCAAGGACATGGGGAGCTGTGGGACCAGAGGGAACAGGAAGAGATGGTATGGAACTAACTGTAGGAGTGTGGTTGTACAGGGCCTTTAGGTACTCTCCTCTTCactcttctttaaaaatacctgtCTAAAATGCCAGGGGATTAGTAGAGGCAGCCTTGATAAATGGACATTTATGTCTTGAAAACCAGGAAGAGGCAACTGAAGTTGGCAGGAAAGAGTCTTTGAGCAATGCCCTCTTCATGGAAACCCTTTCATGACATCCTTCAGTTACATCGAAGGATCACTATTCTCTGTGGGTTTCCCTGATGGAGCTGGTGTGACTCGGCTGTGCCAAGGTTGTGTGTAGAGCCCACTGCATTCATGCAGTGCATGCCGTGCACAGCTCCATGGAACCTTCCTGGATCAGCTGCATTTTTGTATCCATAGAGCAGCAATTTACATTCTTTACCTCTGTTGGATTCAGCAGAGTCTCATACTTTTTCCTGTTGTAAATTTTGTAGAATGATTTGCCCGAGCCGCGGTAACTACCGAAAAAAAGAGCAACTTCAATGACAATCGCAAcctgcacatgaaaaaaaaagcaagtagtgCATCCACTTTCTTAATGAGACTGTATCTGCAGAACTGGTTGTATTAATACAAAAAATAAGTCACTCACCAAACCAAAATAGGAGAGCATGGACCCAGTGCTTTTAATGAGGTTAATGAAGTTAAATCTTCTACccttaaagaaagcagaaaagaataacTGAGAGGCAAGATCTGTTACCATTCACTCAGCTCAatggcttttctctttttgtctcttcACAATGTATTTCTGTCTCTTTACAATTCTATCAATCCTAAAATTTCATAGACCGTTTCAGACACTTTGCAGGGGAGAATAAACAACTTGAGATGGAAACAGTGGTGACACATGGGGTTCATGACAATATCATCATGTCACGGTGATATCTGTTATTGTCTCAGTCTTAAACCACAATCCTgcctctctcccagccctgccattTCATCCTCAGCTTTGCTCTGTTTAGATCTACTCATCTGACATGACTTCCATCCCGGACTGATggacaggagagaggagaggggtatATGGCAGAAGTGGGACTAAGGAAATAGCaagctttcttctccctccacAAGGAAAAAGAATTGCATTTACTGTGCCAAAGACAAGGACATCAAACCGTATTCCATAGGCTTTGAAAAGGGTTCTCTGCTCCTCCCCATCTGGTAGCTTGTAGTATCTTGCATATCTGCAAAAGAGTAAATGAAGATCTGTGGAGCTTCCCTAGGGAATATAATACCACGAGGCTGCAGAACACAAAAAAAGGCAtagtttcttctcccttcttcctctaGCCCTTTCAGCCTTCTGAAATGAAGGTGCTGAGGCCAGCCTGATGAACAGTATTTTGCCGAACATCTGACCTGACAGTCTAAACTACATTAATACATATATAAAGACTTAGACAAAGTAAAAATCCAACTTATGTCCAATGAGTGTTTTGCCATCTTAATTCAAATTGGAACCTGAAGCTGCAGAAAATTCAATCACAGGTAAAGCAGGTAGAAAACCCCAGCAAGGCTATGTGAGAAGCTGGCAATGACAAGAGTGCCCAAGCTCTGAAGGCTTTAATATTGTGTTATCCAAGACCAACTCTGAACTTCTGAGCACACTTCAGCATGCTGGGTATCAGCCATTTTCCATTCATCAATCAGTAGAGAGTTGGAAGAATCATGTGGGCCTTTACTAACTACTAGTTTCTTATTCTGTCAAAACACAACCCTCCTGATACACAGCTCACATCAGCTTATGGATCAATAAGCAGTCACAGAGCATGGAACAAAGAGGTCTTTTTAAATCTGACAATGAAAAGCTGGCAGTACAGACAAAATCATCACATTAAACTGAAAGACATACTAAAACACAGAATGGTACTAATATCCAACCTCTGATAACAACACCCATACGTCTTCTGCCTCAGACATGCTGTCAGGGCTTGAAGTGCTGTATTGTTCTTGACTGGTTTACTTGAGTGATCTCTAAGTCCTGGTTCTCCATTTAGATAAATAATTTGAATGGGAAATTACTTAGCCGAAGGGACAGAAGGTCAGTTCCAGGGGTGGCAGATACTCACTGATGACTGTCATGGCTAAGCAAAATTTGTTGCCTGTTCAAGTACCAAAAGAGTAAACTGTTTAAGAGAATATGTCTGGTGTAAATGCCATCAGCTCAGACCTCTGCTTTCTAGCATCTCCAGGTACTCATTCAGATGACAGAGAcatctaaagaaaaatacaatttcctcctttcctttctctttgggttcagtctgcagctctgctttggcATATTGACACTTACAAACCAGCCCAGAGCAAGCTTTTACTTGATTCCACTCTCTCCTGCACATCCTACTGCAAGCTAAGTTTGGTAAACTTTCAGAATGCTTTTAATCAGAGTTCCCTAGATCATGCGATTATTTGCATCCCATTTACCGCAACTTGATTTGTATAATCTGAATGCAGTGAGtcactcagaaaaaaacacactGTAATGTGTTCTGCTTTTTCCTTGCTTGCACAGGCATGAAATGCCCTTTTTCCTGTGCTGAACGGTTCCAGAGTCTGCGGCCAAGACATGTTTTATGGGCCAGCTCTTAGCCTCTGAAGCCTGCAGGTCACTTAGGTTTTATTTGAAAGTTTTCCTAACTCTTTCCAGGATCAGAGGTTTTCTCTAGCCCTCAGGGTAGAGGTTATTTCACGTCTGCTCTTGATGGCATAGAAGCCTTCTCCTCTGTAACAGCTTTGTGCTCAGAGCTGACCTGTTAAGAGCTTTCATCACTGGCTGGAGCTTTGCTCCCTAGCACCTCAAGTAGTTCTTTCAGAAGGCTAAAGCCTGTTTCCATTTAAGTCTACCACAAAATTCCCTTTTGAACTGAAATGAAATCAATAGGGCTCCATGCAGACAAGGGTTATAAGCTGCCCAAAGTAGCTTTCCTGACTCCTAGAACAGCTAGACTGCAGAGGAAGCAGCATTCTGTACATGCCCTGTTTCTGATGCTCTTTTCTGAAATTTTCTCCTGCTACTGATCTTTGTTAGCTTTAGGAAACTGGGCTGGATGGACCTCTGATATGACTATATTTTACATTCTTACGGTATGTCCctgatttccaaacatttttcaaTATATTAAATGCAGGATCATTTCTAGCTCTCCCCCGCTTACTCACTTGGGCAGTTCTACTAAAATCAGCAGCTCTGTTTTTACAAGTTGGCGTTCAGTAGCTCAACAATGCGGCAGGGTTTGTGCATGTTCTTCACCAAACTTCCATGCTTGTTTTAAAGGGTATTATGCTCAATCTACTTGCTGCTCTTCAACTTTCActgcctttgctttttaaattgctgCACCGAACTATGCTGctcctcttttttaattttggagacATTAGAGAATGACATTTAGTTGTCAATAAATCTCTTGATTAACAGAGACA
The Numenius arquata chromosome 16, bNumArq3.hap1.1, whole genome shotgun sequence DNA segment above includes these coding regions:
- the P2RX7 gene encoding LOW QUALITY PROTEIN: P2X purinoceptor 7 (The sequence of the model RefSeq protein was modified relative to this genomic sequence to represent the inferred CDS: substituted 1 base at 1 genomic stop codon), whose product is MGVRGWLNNLTLYESPKYIRIQSNIWRLVKCFLYIVVAGLICVVIFWFGLHQEEDEVISSVRTSVKGVAYAKGRIWDTVEYSIPMQAINSFFVMTNIIETQNQLKQRCPEYPFGKAICLSDESCKNESVDIHSSGIQTGRCVDYNVTFKTCEVKAWCPVQPKEDPPEPAVLRHSENFTVLIKNNINFPKFDYTILNIPPDFNNSCTYNRTTSPLCPIFRVGDIVQEANQNFSEMAVKGGIIAIQINWDCNLDRWGYSCSPKYGFFRLDDKKTMPGFYIRYARYYKLPDGEEQRTLFKAYGIRFDVLVFGTGRRFNFINLIKSTGSMLSYFGLVAIVIEVALFFGSYRGSGKSFYKIYNRKKYETLLNPTEVMYVSYVDEPHITLKKVEKSPKTSLQHAQGSIVESHPVKSCGAGSRCTSESNENQDNKGSEPMHHAESKKNDDKKEHERDELLEDETSSSDCRKXCCCGKCQPTEKYDEQLCCRRKKGQCITTSHVFQQLVLSRDTLENILLYKDPFQDLNDSNINNQLCQLAYKQYIHWRFGVFDLEDRAIIPSCCRWEIQNIYRVEDRMEVA